A stretch of Cucumis sativus cultivar 9930 chromosome 2, Cucumber_9930_V3, whole genome shotgun sequence DNA encodes these proteins:
- the LOC101217161 gene encoding autophagy-related protein 8C-like translates to MAKSSFKLEHPLERRQVESARIREKYPDRIPVIVERAEKSDVPEIDKKKYLVPADLTVGQFVYVVRKRIKLSPEKAIFIFVKNILPPTAAMMSAIYEENKDEDGFLYMTYSGENTFGAC, encoded by the exons ATGGCAAAAAGCTCGTTTAAGTTGGAGCATCCCCTGG AAAGGAGACAGGTTGAATCTGCTAGGATCCGGGAGAAGTATCCTGACAGAATTCCG GTGATTGTGGAAAGGGCTGAAAAGAGTGATGTGCCAgaaattgataagaaaaa ATATTTAGTTCCTGCTGATTTAACTGTTGGTCAGTTTGTGTACGTGGTCCGAAAGAGGATCAAGCTCAGCCCTGAGAAGGCCATCTTCATTTTTGTGAAGAATATTCTGCCCCCTACAG CTGCAATGATGTCTGCAATATACGAGGAAAACAAGGACGAAGATGGTTTCCTTTATATGACCTACAGTGGGGAAAACACATTCGGGGCGTGCTGA
- the LOC101207787 gene encoding probable membrane metalloprotease ARASP2, chloroplastic gives MLLNLPSSSFSVIKLANLKSPFSDFSVKSRTHFSKSLSSSSSSSSSSSLWHSPPSSELSFKDRHQIFWDKTKIRCRRNGDFRLWAFAGIDIGSAQSVLEAAAVLTAIIVVHESGHFLAACLQGIHVSKFAIGFGPILAKFNKNNVEYSIRAFPLGGFVGFPDNDPDSDIPVDDENLLKNRPILDRVLVISAGVIANIIFAYIIILVQVSSVGLPVQEPFPGVLVPEVLTLSAASRDGLLPGDVILAVNGNELPKLGSTAVSDLVEAIKRSPNRTVLLKVERGNQDLEIGVTPDKSFDGTGRIGVQLSPNVKISKVVAKNFLEAFNYSRKEFLGLSYNVLDSLKQTFLNFSQSASKVSGPVAIIAVGAEVARSNIDGLYQFAAVLNINLAVINLLPLPALDGGSLALILIEAVRGGRKLPLELEQRIMSSGVMFVVLLGLFLIIRDTLNLEFIKDLL, from the coding sequence ATGTTACTAAATCtcccttcctcttctttttctgtcATTAAGTTAGCTAATTTGAAGTCCCCTTTCTCTGATTTTTCAGTCAAGTCCAGAACCCACTTCTCTAAATccttatcatcatcatcatcttcttcttcttcttcttcattgtGGCATTCACCTCCGTCGTCGGAACTTAGTTTCAAGGACAGACACCAAATTTTCTGGGACAAAACCAAAATCCGATGTCGGAGGAATGGCGATTTCAGGTTGTGGGCTTTTGCCGGAATCGATATTGGAAGTGCTCAGTCGGTACTTGAGGCGGCGGCGGTGTTGACGGCTATCATTGTTGTTCATGAGAGTGGACACTTCCTCGCTGCCTGTTTACAGGGTATTCATGTAAGTAAATTTGCAATTGGGTTTGGTCCAATTCTTGcgaaattcaataaaaacaatgtaGAATACTCTATTAGGGCTTTTCCTCTTGGTGGATTTGTGGGTTTTCCTGATAATGATCCTGACAGTGATATTCCAGTGGATGATGAAAATTTGCTTAAAAATAGACCGATATTGGATAGAGTGTTGGTGATTTCTGCTGGTGTTATTGCCAATATTATCTTCGCATACATAATTATCTTAGTTCAAGTCTCGTCCGTTGGTTTGCCTGTTCAAGAGCCGTTTCCAGGCGTTCTTGTGCCTGAGGTTCTAACTCTTTCAGCTGCTTCTCGTGATGGGCTGCTTCCTGGGGATGTGATTCTCGCTGTTAATGGAAATGAACTGCCAAAATTGGGTTCTACAGCAGTTTCTGATCTTGTTGAGGCAATTAAAAGAAGCCCCAATAGAACTGTGCTTCTCAAAGTTGAAAGAGGGAATCAGGATCTTGAAATTGGGGTCACCCCGGATAAGAGTTTTGATGGAACAGGGAGAATTGGGGTTCAGCTTTCACCTAATGTAAAGATTTCAAAAGTTGTAGCAAAGAATTTCTTGGAGGCTTTTAACTATTCTAGAAAGGAATTTTTGGGTCTTTCTTATAATGTTCTGGATAGCTTGAAACAAACTTTTCTGAACTTCTCTCAATCAGCCAGTAAGGTTTCTGGTCCTGTCGCCATTATTGCTGTTGGTGCAGAAGTTGCAAGGTCCAACATTGATGGGCTCTATCAATTTGCAGCTGTGCTTAATATTAACCTTGCTGTTATAAACCTTCTTCCCTTGCCTGCTTTAGATGGCGGTTCGTTGGCTTTAATTCTCATCGAGGCTGTAAGGGGAGGGAGGAAGTTGCCTCTAGAACTCGAGCAGCGAATTATGTCATCTGGGGTCATGTTTGTTGTACTTCTTGGGCTATTCCTCATCATCCGAGACACGTTAAACCTTGAATTTATAAAGGACTTATTATGA
- the LOC101217625 gene encoding arogenate dehydratase/prephenate dehydratase 1, chloroplastic, protein MNLATAMALGDSSSLWCFMPKLTPSPLSFKLDFRGGILGLPPSSMACSIEAEKPPNRTTELQPVNDQAHGSIVRKFNKDMASFHKPLSVSNISAYPNDDRKVRISFKGLPGSYSEDAALKAYPNCESVPCNEFEDAFKAVELWMADKAVLPIENSSGGSIHRNYDLLLRHRLHIVGEVQLATNLCLLALPGVRAEQLKRVLSHPQALALSDTVLNKLGVVQENVDDTAGAAQYVASNNLRDAGVVAGARTAELYGLNILAEGIQDDLSNVTRYLVLAREPIIPRADRPYRTSIVFTLDEGAGVLFKVLALFALREINLTKIESRPQRNCPLRVVDDSNMGTAKYFDYLFYIDFEASMAEPRAQHALGLLQEHAPFLRVLGCYPMDVAS, encoded by the exons ATGAATTTAGCCACTGCTATGGCCTTGGGTGATTCCTCGTCTTTGTGGTGTTTCATGCCTAAGTTGACGCCCTCTCCTCTCTCCTTCAAGTTGGATTTCAGAGGAGGGATTTTAGGATTGCCGCCTTCCTCAATGGCTTGCTCTATTGAGGCTGAGAAGCCGCCCAATCGAACCACTGAGTTGCAGCCGGTTAACGATCAGGCCCATGGGAGTATTGTTCGGAAATTTAACAAGGATATGGCGTCTTTTCATA AACCATTATCTGTGTCAAATATATCGGCTTATCCAAATGATGATAGAAAGGTTCGAATATCATTTAAG GGGTTGCCAGGTTCATACAGTGAAGATGCAGCACTTAAAGCATACCCTAATTGCGAAAGTGTTCCTTGTAATGAGTTTGAAGATGCATTTAAG gcTGTTGAATTATGGATGGCTGATAAAGCTGTTCTTCCAATTGAGAACTCATCAGGTGGGAGCATCCATCGCAACTATGATTTGCTCCTTCGACATAGACTACATATTGTTGGTGAAGTGCAGTTAGCCACCAATCTGTGCCTTCTAGCTCTGCCTGGTGTGAGAGCAGAACAGTTGAAACGTGTTCTTAGCCATCCGCAG GCACTTGCCTTGAGTGATACTGTCTTGAATAAGTTGGGCGTTGTCCAAGAAAATGTTGATGATACAGCTGGTGCTGCTCAG TACGTAGCATCGAATAACCTCAGGGATGCTGGAGTTGTTGCAGGTGCTCGAACTGCAGAATTGTATGGTCTAAACATACTTGCAGAAGGAATCCAG GATGATTTAAGTAATGTGACTCGTTACCTGGTACTTGCAAGGGAACCGATCATTCCAAGAGCTGATAGGCCCTATAGA ACAAGCATTGTGTTTACTTTGGATGAAGGGGCTGGAGTTTTGTTCAAAGTCTTGGCGTTGTTTGCACTAAGAGAGATTAATTTGACAAAG ATTGAAAGTCGACCGCAAAGAAATTGCCCGTTACGAGTAGTGGATGACTCTAACATGGGCACTGCTAA GTACTTTGACTACTTGTTCTACATTGATTTTGAGGCTTCTATGGCCGAACCACGTGCGCAGCATGCCTTGGGGCTTTTGCAG GAACATGCACCGTTTCTTCGGGTACTTGGTTGCTATCCGATGGACGTGGCTAGCTAG